The DNA segment GTACGGCCAGAAGAAGTTGCTGGAAATATCCGGATGGCTTTACGCCAGCATCCTGTTGTTAAGGGTGCTGTGACAATGCTCTCTGCTTATGGAGATTTCAATGCCTTTCCTAGGAGACTCCGGGAGGGATGTCAGAGAACTGGAGTCAAACTTGTTGATGTTCCTAATGGACGGAAAGATGCTGCTGATAAGGCTATACTGGTTGATATGTTCCTCTTTGCACTTGACAATCGCCCACCATCATCCATTATGCTCATATCCGGTGATGTGGACTTTGCTCCTGCATTGCATGTACTTGGTCAGCGTGGATACACTATTGTCCTTGCCATTCCGTCTTCGGTTACCATCTCATCGGCTTTGAGCAGTGCTGGTAATTTCACGTGGGACTGGCCCAGTCTTGCCCATGGCAAAGGTATTGTGGCCCCTAGGTCTTTAGGGCGCCGTGTTGCTGATCCTCCATGCTATGTCAACAGTGGGAATGTGGGGCAGTTCCCTGACACTCAGAATGAAGAGGAGGCCATTGTGTATAGAGGAAGTTCAAGGCATGAATATAGTGGCAGATCTACGGTCAACCAGATGTATTGCTACAACTCTTTCCAGACCACTAGGGAACCAAGCAAAGCTTTCTATACTGTTGCAAAGGGGAATTGTGGCTTGTCATTAAGAACTCATAATTTATCATGTGGTTTGAATGAAAATCCTGAGACAGACCAAAGTTTGACAGATGAACGGTCATGGTGGGTTCGTCCTGGTGATCTCCAAGGCTTGAAGGGTCAACTAATACGCCTGTTTGAGTTATCTGGTGGATGCGTCCCACTTGTTCGTATACCTTCAGAGTATCTAAAGCTCTTCGGAAGACACCTCTATGTATCAGAATATGGAGCTGTTAAACTTGTTCATCTTTTCGAAAAGCTGGCTGACTCTTTTATTGTCATAGGGAAGGGCCAGAGAAAGATGATATGCCTTCGTAATTCTGGTGATAGAAACCTGAAGAATTATCAGAGTACACCAATCATTTTGacgaaggagaagagaggaagttCTGTTCTTGAGGAAAGTGCCATAGGAACATGTCAGCAGTTGGGCAGCTCATCAGATGATTTGTCAGAGGATGAACGGAATATGAACCCAGATGTAGATGGAGAATATGTGTTCGATGACCATCTAGACAGTTTCAGGAAGGAGATTCAGGAGCTTCTTGTTTGCTACTCCTGCCCTGTTCTGCTTGGTAATCTCGAGTGTCTGTACGAGCAGCGGTACAAGAAGACCATTGACTACGAGAGCTTTGGAGTTGCTGGTCTGGAGGAACTAGTTGAGAAGGTGAAAGATGTGGATTTGCATGAGGATCAAGCCAGCAAAAGGAAGTTCCTTATAGCGCACTACATCAATAGTTAGGCACTCTGTTGTCTTAATGGTTGGGTTTTCTTAGCATGTGTCAAACACGGGCTGGCATCTACTTTTTATCATGTCGGTGCGATAAATGTGGGTGGGATAGCAAATATATGTAATAGCTTCGCGTTCAGCAATTCAGCTAATCTACGCAAAAGGATGCTTATGAAACAACAGTAACCATTTGTTAGTTACTTGGCAAATACATCTAATTCTAGCTTAGTTACCGACTGCTTCCATGGTGCAAAAGACATTAGTCGGACACTATGAATAGTATCTTTTGTTAATAGGTAGATGGCTAAAATACTTTATTCATAGGATCATCACCATCATGTAGGTGCCATGGTTGCCTACTGAGAGAGCTTCTTCACACCACCCTTGGACTCCAATACCTCCTGTGTGTGTCGCGCTCCAAGTGATCCTGGTGCAATGCTTGAAAACTCGTTGAAGATTTCTTTCTATGGCAATCAGATTTCAGCAGAAGTTCAATTACTCTGTGAAAAGTTCCAAATCCCTCGTGATGTGATTCAGGTGGAGGTGAGGCGATGGACAACCACAGTGTGAGACTACACGCTTACGAGCGTCCAGCTTCTCCTTTGGTTGCTGCAGTAGGTGTTGGGCGTCCAGGTTTTGAGGTGCCAAGTTGCAGCGAAGGTTGCTACATCTAGCCATAGAACCGACAGCTGTAGCATGCGCCAAGCACAAAGAGAAGAAACACAATGGACGCGTCAAGATGGGGTTTTGAGGAGTTGTTTGTTTTGGAGCCAAAGCCAGCCCTACCAAAAATTTGACAAGCAATTTGACCACCATTTGGAATGGTGCCGAATTTTGACATGACACAAGATTTGCCAAAGAAGAAAGCCAAGTTTTTCGGCAAATGCATGAATGAGTGACAAGATTGATGATCAAATTTGGATAAGGTaattctcttcctcctctctttgGCGAATGGTCTCGCAGGCCCTTTCGGATTTCGAGCCGAAGACCTCTGTAGATGCCGCAAACTAATGACTTATAGTTACTGTCGATCTGTCGTGTTGCAGAAACCTTTCAAACTAGTCGAAGGAACCCTTCAGACCCTCTGCGCCGAAGAAACGGCTCCGACAGCCAGGATGAGCGAAGCCTTCATTGGGCCTTCGGAGCTTAGTCGAATGGCTTCGCTCGATGCCGCGAGGGAGTCACTCGAAGGGACGCCAAAGGTGTGACCGAGCAAAGACTTTTGGAAGTCCCAGCGATGGGTGACCCAAGTCCTGCGCGAAGACGGAGTAGATGGTGGAGGCATGGTGGAAGGGGAGGCTGTTGGTAGCGACTGAAGACCATGAAGGGTAAGGTTGTAAATAATCTAAATGTACTTAGAAAAGTACTGTAATACCCTTAAATATGCCAAGTATGTGGCAATTGGAGGGGTAATCTTGTAAATTGTGATAtagagtggttgagtacggccTATAAATAGGACGTCACTGTAATTGACATGGCAGGTGACCTTGATACAGTAAAAGGGTCTCCCCACTGTGCATTATTCCCCATAGCCTTCGGATCACTCTGGGGTTCGAAGGCCCATCACTCTATTGGCGACGCTAGTTCCCAACAGTTGACACCGTCCGTGAGGATCGAACATATTTCGAAGCTGGCCCAAAAAGAAGCCAAAGGCTGTTGACCCCTCCAGCTGTGGCAGAGCAGATAAGCACTTCGATTGAGGCAGTCGAAGAGGAccaacaagaacaagatgatgTGGCCGTGCTGGCCACTGAGGATGGTCAAATTCGTGAAGAGTTAACTCCCCAGGAAGATGCAAGTGCTTCGATGCGAAGGGTAGAGGCCGGTCTTCGTGCTCGTTTTGAAGCTTCGGTAGCAGCAAACGAAAAGGCACCTTGTTTTGAAGAGCACAATGACTTCGATCACTATCAAGACTAcgaagacgacgacgaagaAACCGAATTAGAAAGAACTACATGGCTAGAAGCCAAAGACCTAGAATGGAAAATAGCACAAAAGAAGCGTATGCAAGAAAGCTCGATAGTGAGTCAGAAGGCGACTGAATACCGTCGTCGGGTTGATGAGGCCAGAAGAATGCTGGAACACTTGCAAGGCCAGATCGACGTGCTGGAGTGCAAGGGCGAGGAGGCACGATGCAACATCACCCCTTTGACAACGTTTGCAACACGGGTTGTGCAAGACCTTCGGCCCAAATCATGCATAAACGATCCAGACTCCCCGCTCTCCTCTGGCTTGCAGAACCAGCCTTGGCCCTCAGGTTTCAAAATGCCGATagtggtaatgtttgatggagaatcagatccaagagaatttgtcatgagcttTGAGGCAGCAGTCGAATCTGCTGGGGGAGATGGCACGACACTGGTGAAGGTCATTGTGTTGGCAGTAAAAGGAAtagcaagatcttggtactcTGCCTTACCTCTCGGATCGATATATTCCTGGGAGCAATTGCACGATGCCCTTTTCTGTAATTTCCAGGGAAATCGTGCAGAAAAAGTCACGGTCGGTGACCTCTTTGCACTCAAGCAGTAGCCGACGGAGCCGCTCAAAGACTATATGCGTCATTTTGTACATGTGCGCTGTCAAGCGAAGGGCATGAGTGAGgacacaatcatcgatgccgctATCTAGGGCATCAAAGGAGGGCTGCTAGCAGAGAAGCTAACGCGCAAAAGGCCGTGAAGTATCCATGAACTCTTCAATAAAATGAAATGCAAGATCCGAAGCAAACCATCAACGAAAGAAAAGTGAAATGGCAGCGTTAAAAACATCGAAGCCTTCTCCCTCCAGGAAGGAAGGAAGTAGTGGTCAACTGAGAGACAGGCCAAAGCACTCAAAGAAAAGTGATGCCTTCGGATACgtttcaaagaaaaaagagatcaaCCAGATAGAATCCGGGCTCGAGGATGTCTTGTAAGAGGTCATTGAGGCCCTGAGTGGTGGAGGCTACGGCGGTAGAAGTGGTAGAGGCCGTGGAGGCTAAGGTGGTTGAGAGGACAGGCGCCGCGAGAACCAAGCACACTGTATTGTGAGATACATGATGAAGGTGCTTGTCATACAACTAAGCAATATCCACATATCGTAGCTATGAAGGAAGGCCTAGGGAAGCAGCCTTTTGACCCTGTAAGAGTAGTACTACTACATAAATAGGCTTATATGCCggtccatcactgccggttccttaCGAGCCGGTAGCGATGgagtatcactaccgattccttacgagccggcagtgatggagtatcactgccgatttgtaTCAGGAACCAACACTAAAAAGCCATTCGAAAAGAATCGATagtgaaacttgattatcactgctggctctagccacgaaccgacaatgatactatcattgtcggctcgttgctagagctggcagtgaaaccttgactatcactgccaattgatggctagagccggtagtgatagtcatcaagcatcactgccggttgggggctagagctggcagtgatagtatcactgccagtttgtggctagagtcagcagtgatagtggatgacaacttattttaaaaaatttataactttttcatacgaaatcggatgggaaaaaactttatatcaaaactgtagccctcgacgagatctacaactttgtagttgaaaactttttcatttgatgttatttagatatctaaataatcatttgaagttttagacagaagatgtcaaaaggattgcatatgctaatggtatcactaatACTTCTATAAtgggatggtaaggacataTCGCACAAGCTGAGAGGTTCCAGAACTGCATGCTCACGTATTTTGCGtgaaaaatcacgtgacttgtgacttgcgacggtGGGGGCGTGGGGGTTCCTcaggtgcaattttttttcaatttttctggCCCCAAAAATATTGATTTGGCgcctgactatcactgccagctaaagccttcagctggtagtgataaccccttcactgtcggtccccgggccagcagtgatagccggagactatcactacccgttgcccactgtcggctctaaaaccgGCAGTAAAACCCTTTTAtgggctggcagtgaaggggttttttgtagtagtgagtgcAAAATGCCACACCGTATAGGTTGGGCAATGCGTGGCAATGTCAACAGGGCCAGGGCTAGGCTCACGGGTAAAACCCTTCGGCATATGCTTCTCAATGGCATCCAATGGCTCTGATGCAACCATATGTTCCAGCACATTTGGCTACACCCGATCAAACCTATGCTAAATCAGTGACTTTTCAAGCATTGCTTCCACCCCATCCTCCAAGACCTGTAATCGAAGCCCTACTAGAAACCAACTGGTCAGTAAACACACTAACAAACGGAATGAACGTGCGATGCTCGATCATTAAAGCTACAACTTTTCGGCTGGCCAATGCAGACAAAGAGGCGGACTCTGGTGCAGTCGCTTACCCATTGAGTTTTCTACGGCTTGGGAGCAGTCAAGAGGATGGAGCAACGATCCCATTCATGCAAGAGAATCTTTTTCACCACCACGCAAACTTTCTGCTGCCACGGTTCAAATTCTAAGCCTAGCCAGCACGAGCCTTATCTCCCTTGTACTTGGCAAGGATGGgataatttttcatgataacTAGAGAATCTACCTGGGCAGAATACCTTCTCGAGAACTCTCCTCAGAACTCGGAGGCATTCGAAATCCCGAGTAAGTGATCTCAAAGACCTAGGAAACCCggttagatgttttatcctaatCAAAAGTCTgagtttactcgatgatatgGTCAggcaaaaagcttatctttgctgactATATACTTGAATTGTCAAAgtctcatttcacgtactgatggggggcttgactgatgaataatggatagttaccatatccgggtACCTCAGAGTGTCCCGTAATCctcggagcatatctttatctctaagAAGGGGACCCTTGGAAGAAAGGAAACTATCCGCAGGTGCCTAATGCATTTCGTATCTGGGACGATCTATCTCAAAAAATAGGAAGGAAGAGTCCAGAGGACATACGGCACCTCCAAATCTACACGGAATGGAGGGGCCCTATGGAAGGGGAGGAGGGGCGAGAACTAGTCGTCTCAAGTAATACGAGTTCCACAAGCCCATACAAGCACATAGaagcaaagaaagaagtcatcgactaggtttagatccatctaggctagctactacccctttgtaacaggctcaaatcaatacaagataaatatgacgtagggttattatcatCAGAGAGGCCTGAATCTGCTTAAAACCCCTCTGTGTTCCCCTTATGATTCGTcaactcaaagcatccccctaTTCTTTAACAAGTTCATTAACTCGGTGATTTACGAATCATCGATAATTTCGTTCCTGTGTTAATTTTGTCCGAAAATGGGACCATAACTAttggatttcacaaaagttatgaccggGGCGAACCGCGCCCAGAACGCATCAAATGGTCCTTTTAGGTGTCGTAGTTCATGTGGGAACTTGTAGCGGTTGATTTCGCTCTGGTGTTAATTTGATCCGAAACGGGCCCGAAATTTGGATTAGAACGAGTTGATTATACTGAAGTTATGACCATACAGAAACACGCCTAGAACGCACTGGATGGTCCTCttaggtgtcgtaggtcatatTGGAGTTTGTTCTAGTTGGTTTCGCTCCTGTGTTAATTTCGTCCGAAACAGGCCTAAAAATGGGAGCACAATGGGTTGATTTCGCTAAAGTTATTACCAGAGCAAAACACACCCTGGACATAGAGGAAGGTCCTCCCATGTGTTGtatgtcatgttggagcttgttatGGTTGATTTCCCTccagtgttaatttggtccggAATGGGCCTGAAAATGGGATAGAATGGGTGGATTTTACGGAAGTTATGACTAGAGTGAAATACGCCCAGAATGCACCTAATGGTCTTGCCAGGTGTTGTAGGTCATGTGGAAGCTTATTCTAGTTGATTTCACTCCGGTgttaattttgttcaaaatgGGTCAAAACAGCTgtatttcacgaaagttatgaccagaGCGAAATGCACCGAgaacgcaccggatggtcctcccaAGTGTCATAGGTCATCTTGGagcttgttctagttgattttgccTTGGTGTTAATTTGGTTCGAAATGGGTCGAAAACATCCAGAACGAGTGGATTACACAAAAGTTATGATTGGAGCAAAACACGCCAAGAACTCACCTTATGGTCCTCCCATGTGTCGTATGTTatgttggtgcttgttccagTTGATTTCGCCCAAGTGTTAATTTGGTTCGAAACGGGTCCGAAAACGGGACTAGAACAGGGGGATTTCATGAAACTCATGACCGGAGTGAAACACGCTCGTAACGCACCGGGTGGTCATCCCAGATAtagtaggtcatgttggagcttgtttcggttgattttgctccggtgttaatttggtctaaAATGGACCAAAAAATGGGACCACAACGGTTTGATTTCACTAAAGTTATGATCAGAGTGAAACTTGCCCAGAACGCAAAGGAaggtcctcccaggtgtcgtaggtcatgttggagcttgtttcagTTGATTTTGCTCCGGTATTAATTTGATTTGGAACGGGCCCGAAAATGAGATCAAAACGGTGGATTTATGAAACTTATGACCAGAGCAAAACATGCCCAGAATGCACTGGATGATCATGCTAGGTGTCGTAGgccatgttggagcttgttacAGTTGATTTTATTTCTATGTTAATTTGGTCAGAAACAGGCCTAAAAACAGGACCAAAACGGGtagatttcacgaaagttataaCCAGAATGTAACATGCCCAAAATGCATAGGTTGGTCCTTCCaagtgtcgtaggtcatgtgaGAACTTATTCTAGTTGATTTCACTCCAGTGTTAATTTGGACCGAAATGCGCTCGAAAATTGGACCAGAACAGGTTGATTTCACTAAAGTTATGACCATAGTGAAACACACCTAGAACGTACCGGATGATCCACCCAAGTGTCgaaggtcatgttggagcttgttccagttGATTTCGCTCTTGTGCTAATTTGATGTGAAACGAGCCCAAAACTGGGACCACAATGGGTTGATTTCGCTAAAGTTATGACCGGAGTG comes from the Phragmites australis chromosome 22, lpPhrAust1.1, whole genome shotgun sequence genome and includes:
- the LOC133904809 gene encoding uncharacterized protein LOC133904809 isoform X4, with protein sequence MSFEDKAISSRVASLSPKAMVLESDPSRMMTFSSNMEHSQINGQANAVVGPVAIFWDIENCSVPSDVRPEEVAGNIRMALRQHPVVKGAVTMLSAYGDFNAFPRRLREGCQRTGVKLVDVPNGRKDAADKAILVDMFLFALDNRPPSSIMLISGDVDFAPALHVLGQRGYTIVLAIPSSVTISSALSSAGNFTWDWPSLAHGKGIVAPRSLGRRVADPPCYVNSGNVGQFPDTQNEEEAIVYRGSSRHEYSGRSTVNQMYCYNSFQTTREPSKAFYTVAKGNCGLSLRTHNLSCGLNENPETDQSLTDERSWWVRPGDLQGLKGQLIRLFELSGGCVPLVRIPSEYLKLFGRHLYVSEYGAVKLVHLFEKLADSFIVIGKGQRKMICLRNSGDRNLKNYQSTPIILTKEKRGSSVLEESAIGTCQQLGSSSDDLSEDERNMNPDVDGEYVFDDHLDSFRKEIQELLVCYSCPVLLGNLECLYEQRYKKTIDYESFGVAGLEELVEKVKDVDLHEDQASKRKFLIAHYINS
- the LOC133904809 gene encoding uncharacterized protein LOC133904809 isoform X2; protein product: MLPGSIMSFEDKAISSRVASLSPKAMVLESDPSRMMTFSSNMEHSQINGQANAVVGPVAIFWDIENCSVPSDVRPEEVAGNIRMALRQHPVVKGAVTMLSAYGDFNAFPRRLREGCQRTGVKLVDVPNGRKDAADKAILVDMFLFALDNRPPSSIMLISGDVDFAPALHVLGQRGYTIVLAIPSSVTISSALSSAGNFTWDWPSLAHGKGIVAPRSLGRRVADPPCYVNSGNVGQFPDTQNEEEAIVYRGSSRHEYSGRSTVNQMYCYNSFQTTREPSKAFYTVAKGNCGLSLRTHNLSCGLNENPETDQSLTDERSWWVRPGDLQGLKGQLIRLFELSGGCVPLVRIPSEYLKLFGRHLYVSEYGAVKLVHLFEKLADSFIVIGKGQRKMICLRNSGDRNLKNYQSTPIILTKEKRGSSVLEESAIGTCQQLGSSSDDLSEDERNMNPDVDGEYVFDDHLDSFRKEIQELLVCYSCPVLLGNLECLYEQRYKKTIDYESFGVAGLEELVEKVKDVDLHEDQASKRKFLIAHYINS
- the LOC133904809 gene encoding uncharacterized protein LOC133904809 isoform X1; its protein translation is MLLVYIILVWERRLHSYCIIFCIDGSIMSFEDKAISSRVASLSPKAMVLESDPSRMMTFSSNMEHSQINGQANAVVGPVAIFWDIENCSVPSDVRPEEVAGNIRMALRQHPVVKGAVTMLSAYGDFNAFPRRLREGCQRTGVKLVDVPNGRKDAADKAILVDMFLFALDNRPPSSIMLISGDVDFAPALHVLGQRGYTIVLAIPSSVTISSALSSAGNFTWDWPSLAHGKGIVAPRSLGRRVADPPCYVNSGNVGQFPDTQNEEEAIVYRGSSRHEYSGRSTVNQMYCYNSFQTTREPSKAFYTVAKGNCGLSLRTHNLSCGLNENPETDQSLTDERSWWVRPGDLQGLKGQLIRLFELSGGCVPLVRIPSEYLKLFGRHLYVSEYGAVKLVHLFEKLADSFIVIGKGQRKMICLRNSGDRNLKNYQSTPIILTKEKRGSSVLEESAIGTCQQLGSSSDDLSEDERNMNPDVDGEYVFDDHLDSFRKEIQELLVCYSCPVLLGNLECLYEQRYKKTIDYESFGVAGLEELVEKVKDVDLHEDQASKRKFLIAHYINS
- the LOC133904809 gene encoding uncharacterized protein LOC133904809 isoform X3 is translated as MLGSIMSFEDKAISSRVASLSPKAMVLESDPSRMMTFSSNMEHSQINGQANAVVGPVAIFWDIENCSVPSDVRPEEVAGNIRMALRQHPVVKGAVTMLSAYGDFNAFPRRLREGCQRTGVKLVDVPNGRKDAADKAILVDMFLFALDNRPPSSIMLISGDVDFAPALHVLGQRGYTIVLAIPSSVTISSALSSAGNFTWDWPSLAHGKGIVAPRSLGRRVADPPCYVNSGNVGQFPDTQNEEEAIVYRGSSRHEYSGRSTVNQMYCYNSFQTTREPSKAFYTVAKGNCGLSLRTHNLSCGLNENPETDQSLTDERSWWVRPGDLQGLKGQLIRLFELSGGCVPLVRIPSEYLKLFGRHLYVSEYGAVKLVHLFEKLADSFIVIGKGQRKMICLRNSGDRNLKNYQSTPIILTKEKRGSSVLEESAIGTCQQLGSSSDDLSEDERNMNPDVDGEYVFDDHLDSFRKEIQELLVCYSCPVLLGNLECLYEQRYKKTIDYESFGVAGLEELVEKVKDVDLHEDQASKRKFLIAHYINS